A portion of the Pseudarthrobacter sp. L1SW genome contains these proteins:
- a CDS encoding L-lactate permease: MFQQILDPIAGSLLISALCAALPLILLFVLLGVFRVKAPVAALSSLALSLVLAVVGWRMPVSQALGATAAGIFYGLFPILWILVNALWIYRLTVATPWFEVLGRTIRSISNDLRILSILIAFCFGALLESLAGFGAPVAISAAMLMAAGMKPLKSAVVSLLANTAPVAFGAMAAPIIALNGVTGLPLHDLSSMAGRQTPFIALIVPLLLVFIVDGKRGLRQTWPVALVAGAAFAAAQFVTSNYLAVELTDVVAAVVTVAAVLLMLKVWQPAENVGVGGAVQAAAVPAVVRPAVVSASGTGHTGGTAPKEDTTAVHGSGGTGADAVPADNSRPAPRQIWLAIAPYLIIIAVFSVAQIPSVKAWLSQVGSVTFAWPGLDITDSAGKPVAATKFKLDHIKATGTLLLLSGIITMALYKITASQGLRIYRDTLVQLRWTIVTVTAVLGLSFVMNLSGQTTTLGFALASAGGFFAVLSPLIGWIGVALTGSDTSSNSLFGQMQATAAQQTGLSPVLMAASNSSAGVMGKMLSLQNLAVASAAVGLDGAEGTLFRKLVGWSLGLLALITLLIFLQSTPVLGWMVP, encoded by the coding sequence ATGTTTCAGCAGATCCTCGATCCCATTGCCGGGTCCCTACTGATATCCGCCCTCTGCGCGGCCCTTCCGCTCATCCTGCTCTTCGTCCTCCTGGGCGTCTTCAGGGTCAAGGCACCCGTGGCTGCCCTTTCCAGCCTTGCGCTGTCGCTCGTGCTGGCAGTTGTCGGCTGGCGGATGCCCGTCAGCCAGGCCCTGGGCGCCACCGCGGCCGGCATCTTCTACGGCCTGTTCCCCATCCTTTGGATCCTGGTCAACGCGCTGTGGATCTACCGGCTCACCGTGGCCACCCCCTGGTTTGAAGTGCTGGGACGGACCATCCGCTCCATCTCCAACGACCTGCGCATCCTCTCGATCCTGATCGCCTTCTGTTTCGGCGCGCTGCTTGAGTCCCTGGCCGGATTCGGCGCCCCCGTGGCCATCTCGGCGGCCATGCTGATGGCCGCCGGCATGAAGCCGCTGAAATCGGCCGTGGTCTCGCTGCTGGCCAACACGGCACCTGTTGCCTTCGGTGCCATGGCTGCCCCGATCATTGCCCTGAACGGCGTCACCGGCCTGCCGCTTCACGACCTGTCCTCGATGGCCGGGCGCCAGACGCCCTTCATCGCCCTGATCGTGCCGCTGCTGCTCGTCTTCATCGTGGACGGCAAGCGCGGACTGAGGCAGACCTGGCCCGTAGCCCTGGTGGCCGGCGCCGCGTTCGCAGCCGCCCAGTTCGTCACCTCCAACTACCTCGCCGTGGAACTGACGGACGTTGTGGCCGCCGTCGTCACCGTTGCCGCTGTCCTGCTGATGCTGAAGGTCTGGCAGCCGGCGGAAAATGTTGGCGTCGGAGGCGCCGTGCAGGCGGCTGCGGTCCCCGCCGTCGTCCGCCCCGCCGTCGTCAGCGCCAGCGGAACGGGTCACACCGGCGGCACCGCGCCGAAGGAAGACACGACGGCGGTGCACGGCAGCGGCGGCACTGGAGCGGACGCGGTCCCCGCAGACAACTCCCGGCCCGCACCGCGCCAGATCTGGCTCGCGATTGCCCCCTACCTGATCATCATCGCCGTGTTCTCGGTGGCCCAGATCCCGTCCGTCAAGGCGTGGCTGAGCCAGGTTGGCAGCGTAACGTTCGCCTGGCCCGGGCTGGACATCACCGATTCGGCCGGCAAGCCGGTGGCGGCAACCAAGTTCAAGCTGGACCACATCAAGGCCACCGGCACCCTGCTGCTGCTCTCCGGCATCATCACCATGGCGCTCTACAAAATCACCGCGTCGCAGGGCCTGCGCATCTACCGGGACACCCTGGTGCAGCTGCGCTGGACCATCGTCACCGTGACCGCCGTCCTGGGGCTGTCCTTCGTGATGAACCTGTCCGGCCAGACCACCACACTGGGGTTCGCCCTGGCCTCGGCCGGCGGCTTCTTCGCCGTCCTCTCGCCCCTGATCGGCTGGATCGGTGTCGCCCTGACCGGCTCGGACACCTCCTCCAACTCGCTGTTCGGGCAAATGCAGGCCACCGCCGCCCAGCAGACCGGACTGTCGCCGGTGCTGATGGCAGCGTCCAACTCCTCCGCGGGCGTGATGGGCAAGATGCTCTCGCTGCAGAACCTGGCCGTCGCCTCGGCTGCGGTGGGCCTTGACGGCGCCGAAGGGACCCTGTTCCGCAAGCTCGTCGGCTGGAGCCTGGGCCTCCTTGCCCTCATCACGCTGCTGATCTTCCTGCAGTCCACCCCCGTCCTGGGCTGGATGGTCCCCTGA
- a CDS encoding GntR family transcriptional regulator yields MAGRVAAVSIVDAIAADLRNRVFSGELHSGEALTETDVASSYEVARPTAKASIEKLVAEGLLDRGAHKTARVVDLGPESVRDIYVARAYLESEVLRRLASGRTVPAGAVKANRDIAALKTGAPLDVVEPDMRFHTSLIDAVGNQRISRMYLSLVGEVRLCMSRVQSLHLLDTALIQAEHQKLLELIEEGRGEEAAQLLDIHLGRARERLVAAMGGEPGPEADLPPSGVIAG; encoded by the coding sequence GTGGCCGGACGTGTTGCAGCAGTCTCGATCGTGGATGCGATCGCCGCGGATCTGCGGAACCGCGTCTTCTCCGGCGAGCTCCATTCCGGCGAGGCGCTCACCGAGACGGACGTGGCATCGTCCTACGAGGTGGCCCGGCCTACCGCCAAGGCCTCGATTGAAAAACTCGTCGCCGAGGGGCTGCTGGACCGGGGCGCCCACAAAACGGCACGGGTGGTGGATCTGGGGCCGGAATCCGTCCGGGACATATACGTGGCCAGGGCGTACCTGGAAAGCGAAGTGCTCCGCCGGCTGGCGTCCGGCCGGACGGTGCCGGCCGGCGCCGTGAAGGCCAACAGGGACATTGCGGCCCTGAAAACCGGCGCCCCGCTTGACGTTGTGGAACCGGACATGCGGTTCCACACCAGCCTGATTGATGCGGTGGGAAACCAGCGCATCAGCAGGATGTACCTGTCCCTGGTGGGGGAAGTCCGCCTGTGCATGTCCCGAGTGCAGTCCCTGCACCTCCTGGATACGGCCCTCATCCAGGCCGAGCACCAGAAGCTCCTGGAACTGATTGAGGAAGGCCGGGGAGAAGAAGCCGCCCAGCTGCTGGACATCCACCTCGGGCGTGCCCGCGAACGGCTGGTGGCCGCAATGGGCGGCGAGCCGGGGCCGGAAGCCGACCTGCCGCCGTCGGGCGTTATTGCCGGCTAG
- a CDS encoding type IV toxin-antitoxin system AbiEi family antitoxin domain-containing protein, whose product MPDIPPLILSRERILLGITPNELAKRVKAGTLVRLRHGVYTEGVAWRNLKPWEQYRLRVQAAAETFEKPTVFARHSAASVWGVPTVGLHHPVEALTMKNDGGRSRAGVRRHYAAPSGLHVVRREGLLVTDRIRTVLDLAAHTPFAEAVVPMDHVLRPDRIRGLAAITKGELEGDIEPNYSAAAGRRIRAVLEFADPASGSAGESLSRALIHLAGLEAPVLQHEFVDAAGMVGYADFYWKQCKVVGEFDGEEKYVKPEYLKGWTASQAVIAEKKREDRMRALGLKVVRWHWADLMEAGALERKLAAAGVPRRRTRSAVIDSRTRP is encoded by the coding sequence ATGCCGGATATTCCACCGCTCATCTTGTCCCGGGAACGCATCCTGCTTGGGATCACCCCGAATGAGCTCGCCAAGCGCGTGAAGGCCGGCACTTTGGTGCGCCTCCGGCACGGCGTGTACACGGAGGGAGTGGCCTGGCGGAATCTGAAGCCATGGGAGCAGTACCGCCTCCGCGTCCAGGCCGCCGCCGAAACGTTCGAAAAACCCACGGTCTTCGCGCGGCACTCCGCAGCCAGCGTCTGGGGAGTCCCCACGGTGGGCCTGCACCATCCGGTGGAGGCCCTCACTATGAAGAACGACGGCGGCCGGTCGCGGGCTGGCGTCCGCCGCCACTACGCGGCGCCGTCGGGGCTTCATGTAGTCAGGCGGGAGGGCCTCCTTGTCACGGACCGCATCCGCACCGTCCTGGACCTGGCAGCGCATACTCCCTTCGCCGAGGCCGTTGTACCTATGGACCATGTGCTTCGCCCGGACAGGATCCGGGGGCTGGCTGCCATCACCAAGGGGGAACTGGAGGGTGACATCGAACCGAACTACTCCGCCGCAGCTGGGCGGAGGATCCGCGCGGTTCTTGAGTTTGCCGATCCCGCCTCGGGGTCGGCGGGAGAATCCTTAAGCCGGGCCCTGATTCATCTGGCCGGCCTCGAAGCTCCGGTTCTCCAACATGAGTTTGTGGACGCAGCCGGCATGGTGGGCTACGCGGACTTCTATTGGAAGCAGTGCAAAGTTGTCGGCGAATTCGATGGCGAGGAAAAGTACGTCAAGCCGGAATACCTCAAGGGATGGACCGCGTCGCAGGCCGTCATAGCGGAAAAGAAGCGCGAGGACCGGATGCGGGCTCTTGGACTGAAGGTTGTGCGCTGGCATTGGGCCGACCTCATGGAAGCCGGGGCGCTGGAACGGAAGCTGGCAGCGGCCGGCGTGCCCCGCCGTCGTACACGCTCTGCCGTAATCGACTCGCGAACGCGTCCGTGA
- a CDS encoding iron transporter, with protein MLRAALAALATPLAVLALSGCGTQAAANTQASAKEEAFAVPAGVQEQYQVLADELAEKGKTVDSGEWTVNLITEAAEPWFDEHGTHFRAPEAGETHHIEIIPVETSTGRIVPDVPIKLEVVNAQDKVVEELDLNFYYSTFYHYANNFTVPEAGTYTLRATLGVPTFNRHGEESETPALAKGATVEFKDVELS; from the coding sequence ATGCTTCGCGCCGCCCTTGCCGCACTGGCCACCCCCCTTGCCGTCCTCGCACTTAGCGGTTGCGGCACCCAAGCCGCCGCAAACACCCAAGCCTCCGCAAAGGAAGAGGCGTTCGCTGTTCCGGCCGGCGTTCAGGAGCAGTACCAGGTGCTGGCCGATGAGCTTGCCGAGAAGGGCAAAACGGTCGACTCCGGAGAATGGACGGTTAACCTGATCACCGAGGCCGCCGAGCCGTGGTTTGACGAGCACGGCACGCATTTCCGTGCTCCGGAGGCCGGCGAGACTCATCACATCGAGATCATCCCGGTTGAGACGTCCACCGGCAGGATCGTCCCGGACGTGCCCATAAAGCTCGAGGTAGTGAACGCCCAGGACAAGGTGGTGGAGGAGCTGGACCTGAACTTCTACTACTCCACCTTCTACCACTACGCCAACAACTTCACGGTTCCCGAAGCCGGGACCTACACGCTGCGTGCAACCCTGGGTGTCCCCACTTTCAACCGCCACGGGGAAGAGTCTGAGACCCCGGCCCTGGCCAAGGGCGCCACCGTGGAGTTCAAAGACGTCGAGCTGAGCTAG
- a CDS encoding FAD-binding and (Fe-S)-binding domain-containing protein, with product MASLDLAGLRSAVNDPAQVKTRAIDLHANAHDASHFLLIPQAVVTAGSAADVGGLLRASAEQGVPLTFRSGGTSLSGQAVTDGVLVDVRRNFRDVEVLDGGARVRVQPGVTVRALNARLAPYGRKFGPDPASEAACTVGGVVANNSSGMNCGTVDNAYQTLESLTVVLPSGTVIDTGAPDADHKLRTLEPELYEGLAQLAARVRGNSESVRRIRQQFSMKNTMGYGLNSLLDHSSPVDIMAHLIVGSEGTLGFVAEAVFRTIPRLPHAATGLLVFPDLQAANAALPELVGSGAATVELMDALSLKVGQGLKGTPAIVRDLAVRDHAALLVEYSAEGQDELAALQHGGEALLAGLNLSAEARFTGDASARAGLWHLRKGLYASVAGARPQGTTALLEDIVVPVPVLGRTCRELIGLFDKYSYSNSVIFGHAKDGNVHFMLTDGFTTDEELERYSSFTEDMVDLVLGEGGSLKAEHGTGRVMAPYVRRQYGDELYGVMRRIKELFDPAGMLNPGVLMDDDPQAHLRHIKTAPPVAEEVDRCVSCGYCEPVCPSKDLTLTPRQRIVTLRAIESARLAGDTALVQQLEKDYDYESVQTCAVDGMCQTACPVDINTGLLVKRLRRSDAGPVANGAWNAAAKHWEGVTRGASLALTVVDKLPAAAVAAPNKAARAVLGTDTVPLYSPELPGGGSVRKRPTPVGAPDAVYFPACVGTMFGPAGAGSSPDGPASGRGVQYSFEQLCARAGITLLVPPGIDGLCCGTPWSSKGMAAGQETMRRKTLAALREATRDGELAIICDASSCTEGLRQAVESDEPLVGQRPLRIVDAVDFAAEHILPKLPDHAKLESLALHPTCSSTRMGINGSLDAVAAAVAEKVDIPVNWGCCAFAGDRGMLHPELTASATRKQGEEVAELGASAHASCNRTCELGMTRATGADYRHVLELLEEVTR from the coding sequence ATGGCGTCCCTGGACCTCGCCGGCCTCCGCTCGGCAGTCAACGATCCTGCCCAGGTCAAGACCCGGGCCATCGACCTGCACGCCAACGCCCACGACGCCTCCCACTTCCTGCTCATCCCGCAGGCCGTGGTGACGGCCGGAAGCGCGGCGGACGTGGGCGGGCTCCTGCGCGCCAGCGCCGAACAGGGCGTCCCGCTGACCTTCCGCTCCGGCGGCACCAGCCTCAGCGGCCAGGCGGTCACCGACGGCGTGCTGGTGGACGTGCGGCGCAACTTCCGGGACGTTGAAGTGCTCGACGGCGGCGCCCGGGTCCGCGTGCAGCCGGGCGTCACCGTGCGCGCGCTGAATGCGCGGCTGGCCCCGTACGGGCGCAAGTTCGGCCCCGATCCTGCCAGCGAGGCGGCCTGCACGGTGGGCGGGGTGGTGGCCAACAACTCCTCCGGGATGAACTGCGGCACCGTGGACAACGCCTACCAGACGTTGGAGTCCCTCACCGTGGTGCTGCCCTCGGGCACGGTCATCGACACCGGGGCGCCGGACGCGGACCACAAACTGCGGACGCTGGAACCGGAACTGTACGAAGGCCTGGCGCAGCTTGCCGCGCGGGTGCGCGGCAACAGCGAGTCCGTGCGCCGGATCCGGCAGCAGTTCTCCATGAAGAACACCATGGGCTACGGCCTGAACTCCCTGCTGGACCACAGCAGCCCGGTGGACATCATGGCCCACCTGATCGTGGGCAGCGAGGGCACGCTGGGCTTCGTGGCGGAGGCGGTGTTCCGCACCATCCCGCGGCTCCCGCACGCTGCCACCGGCCTGCTGGTTTTCCCGGACCTGCAGGCGGCCAACGCGGCGCTGCCGGAGCTGGTGGGTTCCGGCGCGGCCACGGTGGAACTCATGGACGCCCTGTCCCTGAAGGTGGGCCAGGGGCTGAAGGGGACTCCCGCCATCGTACGCGATCTTGCGGTGCGGGACCATGCCGCGCTGCTGGTCGAATACTCGGCCGAAGGGCAGGATGAGCTGGCGGCCCTCCAGCACGGCGGCGAGGCCCTCCTGGCGGGGCTGAACCTTTCGGCCGAGGCCCGGTTCACCGGCGATGCCTCGGCGCGGGCCGGGCTCTGGCACCTCCGCAAGGGCCTGTACGCCTCGGTGGCCGGCGCCCGGCCGCAGGGGACCACGGCACTGCTGGAAGACATTGTGGTGCCGGTGCCCGTCCTGGGCCGGACATGCCGGGAGCTGATCGGGCTGTTCGACAAGTACAGCTACAGCAACAGCGTGATCTTCGGCCACGCGAAGGACGGCAATGTCCACTTCATGCTCACGGACGGGTTCACCACGGACGAGGAGCTGGAGAGGTACAGCTCGTTCACGGAGGACATGGTGGACCTGGTCCTGGGCGAGGGCGGCTCGCTCAAGGCCGAGCACGGCACCGGCCGGGTCATGGCGCCCTACGTGCGGCGGCAGTACGGGGACGAACTGTACGGCGTGATGCGCAGGATCAAGGAGCTGTTCGATCCCGCCGGGATGCTGAACCCCGGCGTGCTCATGGACGACGACCCCCAGGCGCACCTGCGCCACATCAAGACGGCCCCGCCGGTGGCCGAGGAGGTGGACCGCTGCGTTTCCTGCGGCTACTGCGAGCCGGTGTGCCCCAGCAAGGACCTCACCCTCACGCCGCGGCAGCGGATCGTCACCCTGCGCGCCATCGAGTCCGCCCGCCTGGCCGGGGACACGGCGCTGGTGCAGCAGCTGGAAAAGGACTACGACTACGAGTCCGTGCAGACCTGCGCCGTGGACGGCATGTGCCAGACGGCCTGCCCCGTGGACATTAACACCGGACTGCTGGTCAAGCGGCTCCGGCGTTCCGATGCCGGGCCCGTGGCCAACGGCGCCTGGAACGCCGCCGCGAAGCACTGGGAGGGCGTCACCCGCGGCGCCTCGCTGGCCCTGACCGTGGTGGACAAGCTGCCCGCCGCGGCGGTGGCGGCGCCGAACAAGGCGGCCCGAGCTGTGCTGGGGACGGACACGGTGCCGCTGTACTCGCCGGAGCTGCCCGGCGGCGGTTCCGTGCGGAAACGTCCGACGCCGGTCGGGGCGCCGGACGCGGTCTACTTCCCTGCGTGCGTGGGGACGATGTTCGGGCCGGCTGGGGCGGGTTCGTCTCCTGATGGGCCGGCTTCGGGGCGGGGCGTGCAGTACAGCTTTGAGCAGCTGTGCGCGCGGGCAGGCATCACCCTGCTGGTGCCGCCGGGGATCGACGGGCTCTGCTGCGGAACCCCGTGGTCCTCCAAGGGCATGGCGGCCGGCCAGGAGACGATGCGCCGGAAGACCCTGGCGGCGCTCCGGGAGGCCACCCGCGACGGCGAACTTGCCATCATCTGCGATGCGTCCTCCTGCACGGAGGGACTGCGCCAGGCGGTGGAATCTGACGAACCGCTGGTGGGCCAGCGGCCGCTGCGGATCGTGGATGCCGTGGACTTCGCCGCCGAGCACATCCTGCCCAAGCTGCCGGACCACGCAAAGCTCGAGTCGCTGGCCCTGCACCCCACCTGCTCCTCCACGCGCATGGGGATCAACGGTTCCCTTGATGCCGTGGCCGCTGCAGTAGCAGAGAAGGTGGATATCCCGGTGAACTGGGGCTGCTGCGCATTCGCGGGGGACCGTGGCATGCTCCACCCCGAGCTCACGGCGTCCGCCACCCGGAAACAGGGCGAGGAGGTTGCCGAGCTGGGGGCGTCGGCCCATGCGTCGTGCAACCGCACCTGCGAGCTGGGCATGACCCGGGCAACCGGAGCCGACTACCGCCACGTCCTCGAGCTGCTGGAGGAGGTAACCCGCTAA